In the Enterococcus saigonensis genome, one interval contains:
- a CDS encoding iron-containing alcohol dehydrogenase gives MKTNFDFMMPSVNFFGPGVIEKIGQRAKMLNMQKVLIVTDSFLKQMENGPVKQTEASLRAAGVSYAIFDQVEPNPKIRNVKAGAALYKAENCDSIITVGGGSAHDCGKGIGIVLTNGEDVTKLAGIETLDKPLPPLMAVNTTAGTASEITRHAVLTNEETHLKFVVVSWRNVPLVSFNDPLLMLDVPTKLTAATGMDALCHCVESYVSENSNPITDAQAIQGMKLIGQYLRRAVANGHDLEARTNMAYASLLAGMAFNNADLGYVHAMAHQLGGQYDAPHGVCCAVLMPTVERWNMIASPERFADIAVFLGENVNGLSKMAAAERGIAALERISADVGIPANIKSIGANPADFKVMAENALKDGNAFSNPRKGSKADIISLFEAAYNA, from the coding sequence ATGAAAACTAATTTTGATTTTATGATGCCCAGTGTCAATTTCTTTGGACCGGGTGTTATTGAAAAGATTGGCCAACGTGCCAAAATGTTAAATATGCAGAAAGTTTTAATTGTAACCGATAGTTTTTTGAAACAAATGGAAAACGGACCAGTTAAACAAACGGAGGCTAGCTTACGTGCTGCTGGTGTATCTTATGCTATTTTTGATCAGGTAGAACCGAATCCTAAAATTCGAAATGTAAAAGCAGGGGCGGCACTGTATAAAGCTGAAAACTGTGATTCAATCATAACCGTGGGTGGTGGTTCAGCTCATGATTGTGGTAAAGGAATTGGGATAGTTTTGACGAATGGTGAAGATGTCACAAAATTAGCAGGAATCGAAACATTAGACAAACCATTACCGCCATTAATGGCAGTGAATACAACCGCAGGCACTGCTTCTGAAATTACCCGGCATGCAGTTTTGACAAACGAAGAAACACATTTGAAATTTGTAGTGGTATCTTGGCGAAACGTTCCGTTAGTTTCTTTTAATGATCCGTTATTAATGTTAGATGTTCCAACAAAATTAACTGCTGCTACAGGGATGGATGCATTATGCCATTGTGTAGAATCTTATGTTTCAGAAAATAGCAATCCTATTACTGATGCGCAAGCTATTCAAGGGATGAAATTGATTGGGCAATATTTACGTCGAGCTGTGGCAAATGGTCATGATCTAGAAGCTCGCACCAACATGGCGTATGCTTCTTTACTAGCGGGTATGGCATTTAACAATGCTGACTTAGGTTATGTTCATGCGATGGCACATCAACTAGGTGGACAATACGATGCCCCTCACGGTGTGTGCTGTGCGGTGTTAATGCCAACTGTGGAACGTTGGAATATGATCGCTAGTCCGGAACGCTTTGCCGATATCGCTGTTTTTTTAGGCGAAAATGTTAACGGTCTGTCAAAAATGGCAGCTGCTGAACGTGGTATAGCAGCATTAGAACGTATTTCAGCAGATGTCGGCATTCCGGCAAATATTAAATCTATTGGCGCTAATCCTGCTGATTTTAAAGTGATGGCAGAAAATGCTTTAAAAGATGGCAATGCTTTTTCCAATCCTCGAAAAGGGTCAAAAGCAGATATTATTTCACTTTTTGAAGCAGCCTATAATGCTTAA
- the dhaL gene encoding dihydroxyacetone kinase subunit DhaL → MEITVKELQEWLADFATEVKAKKDYLSELDTPIGDGDHGNNMARGMEAYEESLAKQKPTTISDTFKILAMALISKVGGASGPLYGSAFMNITKATKDITVITHQAELGSLLETGLKGIQQRGKAEAGDKTMVDVWFPVVTALKEESLTSEKIEAAKESTKNLVAKKGRASYLGERAVGHIDPGAASSALLFTTLLKFC, encoded by the coding sequence ATGGAAATAACAGTAAAAGAATTGCAAGAATGGCTGGCAGATTTTGCAACTGAAGTTAAAGCTAAAAAGGATTATCTAAGTGAGCTAGATACACCCATTGGTGATGGAGATCATGGAAATAACATGGCTCGTGGAATGGAGGCTTATGAAGAAAGTTTAGCCAAACAAAAGCCAACTACAATTAGTGATACATTTAAAATTTTGGCAATGGCTCTCATTTCTAAAGTTGGTGGAGCTTCAGGACCGTTATATGGCTCGGCGTTTATGAATATAACGAAAGCAACAAAAGATATTACTGTCATTACGCATCAAGCAGAGTTAGGCAGTTTATTGGAGACAGGCTTGAAAGGAATACAACAACGGGGAAAAGCTGAAGCTGGCGATAAAACAATGGTAGATGTTTGGTTTCCAGTTGTAACAGCATTAAAAGAAGAAAGTTTAACTTCTGAAAAAATTGAAGCTGCCAAAGAGTCAACTAAAAATTTAGTCGCCAAAAAAGGTAGAGCTTCTTACCTTGGAGAACGAGCCGTCGGACATATAGATCCAGGTGCTGCCTCAAGTGCTTTATTATTTACAACGCTTTTAAAATTTTGTTAA
- the dhaK gene encoding dihydroxyacetone kinase subunit DhaK codes for MKKIINDPSMIVDEMLHGIVKSYPEILHQVEESRVVVKNKRNKQVGLVSGGGSGHEPAHAGFVGDGMLSAAVLGDVFTSPTPDQIEIAIKEANQGAGVLLIVKNYTGDILNFEMAKDMAELENIPVEMVIVDDDVAVENSTYTAGKRGVAGTVLVHKILGDAARTGLSLMNLKALGEKIVAEIKTIGVALSAATVPEVGKPGFVLSEDEIEFGVGIHGEPGYRLEKMQTSKEMAQELVSKILTQYSQKPSEVGVLVNGMGATPLMEQFIFMNDVLTVLAQQSITVTFHKVGNYMTSIDMAGVSLTLFNVTDSSWLTALNSEVNTISW; via the coding sequence ATGAAAAAAATTATTAACGATCCAAGTATGATTGTTGATGAAATGTTGCACGGCATAGTAAAAAGCTATCCTGAAATACTTCACCAAGTAGAAGAATCTCGCGTAGTGGTAAAAAATAAAAGAAATAAACAAGTTGGTCTTGTATCTGGCGGCGGCAGTGGGCACGAACCAGCTCATGCTGGGTTTGTCGGTGACGGAATGTTGAGTGCGGCTGTTTTAGGTGATGTCTTTACCTCACCTACTCCGGATCAAATTGAAATTGCTATCAAAGAAGCAAATCAAGGAGCAGGTGTTTTATTAATAGTTAAGAATTATACGGGTGATATTTTAAATTTTGAAATGGCAAAGGATATGGCTGAATTAGAAAATATTCCCGTTGAAATGGTTATTGTAGATGATGATGTTGCTGTAGAAAATAGTACCTATACTGCAGGAAAACGTGGTGTAGCTGGAACTGTTTTGGTGCATAAAATTTTAGGTGACGCTGCTAGAACTGGTTTATCTTTGATGAATTTAAAAGCTTTAGGAGAGAAAATTGTAGCTGAAATAAAAACTATCGGGGTTGCGTTATCGGCAGCAACTGTACCAGAAGTTGGCAAACCTGGTTTTGTTTTATCAGAAGATGAAATTGAATTTGGGGTCGGTATTCATGGAGAACCTGGTTATCGGCTTGAAAAAATGCAGACTTCCAAAGAAATGGCCCAAGAATTAGTCAGCAAAATTTTAACCCAATATAGTCAAAAACCTAGTGAAGTTGGAGTATTGGTTAATGGTATGGGAGCAACGCCTTTAATGGAACAATTTATCTTTATGAATGATGTTTTGACCGTATTAGCGCAACAAAGTATTACTGTTACGTTTCATAAAGTAGGCAATTACATGACTTCTATTGATATGGCGGGAGTTTCTTTGACACTGTTTAATGTAACAGATTCTAGTTGGTTAACGGCGTTAAATAGTGAAGTTAATACGATTTCTTGGTAG
- the dhaM gene encoding dihydroxyacetone kinase phosphoryl donor subunit DhaM, protein MKKSILLVSHSKEITDGIKAMVEQMSQKEEVSIFSLGGTTDGELGSDPTKIIAAVEASPDAAYYLVFADLGSAVLSAELAFDMLSESAQKKYHLIDAPLVEGAFAAAITAGITDDMEKIVLEAKQAGQKGW, encoded by the coding sequence ATGAAAAAAAGCATCTTATTAGTTTCCCATAGCAAAGAAATTACTGACGGGATTAAAGCAATGGTGGAACAAATGTCACAAAAAGAAGAAGTGTCCATCTTTTCATTAGGTGGCACAACAGACGGTGAATTAGGCAGCGATCCGACTAAAATTATTGCGGCGGTAGAAGCTTCACCAGATGCAGCATATTATCTGGTTTTTGCAGATCTAGGCAGTGCCGTTTTAAGTGCAGAGCTAGCCTTTGATATGCTTTCAGAAAGTGCCCAAAAAAAATATCACCTGATTGATGCCCCTTTAGTTGAAGGTGCTTTTGCCGCTGCAATTACAGCGGGGATAACAGACGATATGGAAAAGATTGTGTTAGAAGCTAAACAAGCAGGGCAGAAAGGCTGGTAA
- a CDS encoding glycerol dehydrogenase → MRKALILPTKYVQGENELLNLGYFVQTFGKSALLIANPEDVKRVKPQLDETTKKFNITFVEGGFNGEVTRAETRRLQAVAKENHTDAIIGLGGGKAIDASKVVAEGEHLIIVPTIAATDAPTSHSAVLYHEDGSFDDYAYFKQSPSVVLVDTTVIAKAPTRFLVAGMGDALSTYFEARATHNSYSRVNASLPMGSREGLTPNAAGTYAALAMAKLCWTHLQEDGLKAKIAADSNLVTESLNKIVETNILLSGLGFESGGLAAAHAIHNGMTVLPGAHGYLHGEKVAFATIVQLVLEDANKEELEAVMDFSASVGLPLTLADLGVETITFDEAMAVANIACIPEESIHSMPFPIVAEEVANALIVADKIGQNYKERHGLA, encoded by the coding sequence ATGAGAAAAGCATTAATCTTACCAACAAAATATGTTCAAGGAGAAAATGAATTACTTAATTTAGGGTATTTTGTCCAAACATTCGGCAAATCAGCTTTACTAATCGCAAATCCAGAAGATGTCAAACGGGTTAAACCGCAATTAGACGAAACGACTAAAAAATTCAATATTACATTTGTAGAAGGCGGTTTTAATGGAGAAGTTACTCGTGCGGAAACAAGACGACTACAAGCTGTAGCAAAAGAAAATCATACTGATGCCATTATTGGACTAGGTGGCGGTAAAGCAATCGATGCCTCGAAAGTCGTTGCAGAAGGGGAACATCTAATTATTGTACCTACGATTGCAGCTACAGACGCGCCAACATCTCACTCAGCTGTTTTATATCATGAAGATGGTTCTTTTGATGATTATGCTTACTTCAAACAAAGTCCAAGTGTTGTTTTAGTAGATACTACAGTAATCGCAAAAGCACCAACTCGTTTTTTAGTTGCGGGAATGGGTGATGCTTTGTCTACTTATTTTGAAGCTAGAGCAACGCATAATTCATATTCACGCGTAAATGCTAGTTTGCCAATGGGATCAAGAGAAGGATTAACTCCCAATGCAGCAGGGACTTATGCTGCATTAGCAATGGCTAAATTATGTTGGACGCATTTACAAGAAGATGGATTAAAAGCCAAAATTGCAGCGGATAGTAATTTAGTAACAGAATCTTTAAATAAAATTGTTGAAACCAATATTTTACTTTCTGGCCTTGGTTTTGAAAGTGGCGGGTTAGCAGCTGCACATGCGATTCACAATGGGATGACTGTTTTACCAGGCGCTCATGGTTACTTACATGGTGAAAAAGTTGCTTTTGCGACGATTGTTCAATTAGTTTTAGAAGATGCGAACAAAGAAGAATTAGAAGCTGTAATGGATTTTAGTGCTTCTGTTGGGTTGCCGTTAACATTGGCTGATTTGGGTGTTGAAACGATTACGTTTGATGAGGCGATGGCAGTTGCCAATATTGCATGTATTCCTGAAGAATCAATTCATTCGATGCCGTTTCCAATCGTCGCAGAAGAAGTAGCTAACGCGTTGATTGTGGCAGATAAAATTGGTCAAAATTACAAAGAACGTCACGGATTGGCATAG
- a CDS encoding PocR ligand-binding domain-containing protein, with protein sequence MRAQFEIERVLDLEKWERLQESIAIATHLAIILVDYRGKPITKHSQVKSFCNLARNHPELAQFCEKCDARGGLEAVRTGEPFIYRCHFDIIDLAIPIMVDNNYVGAIMAGEILLDEDQEEFEQILNLDTRADVVAFKAEHQSLIDAYPHFSLADLNNAASMLEQLSEYIVTEAIKKDYLIKAYQQTLRLTKRPANFPIVENKEPIDLSFIQEDIRQSVLEKRLSQTSGIYQAKNKILQPAVDAVFVNKGSHVDLPTLAQLINLSPSHLSRLLKEEFGEPFSQIYSKLKIYWAEELLKDTDLTISEISEELGYIEPSYFIRSFKKIKGLTPLKWRQQNRR encoded by the coding sequence ATGCGCGCGCAATTTGAAATTGAGAGAGTTTTAGATTTAGAAAAATGGGAGCGGCTTCAAGAAAGCATTGCTATTGCTACTCATTTAGCCATTATCTTGGTTGATTACCGGGGAAAACCTATTACAAAACATAGTCAAGTAAAATCTTTTTGTAACTTAGCACGCAATCATCCTGAACTAGCTCAGTTTTGTGAAAAATGCGATGCTCGTGGCGGGTTAGAAGCTGTCCGTACCGGGGAACCTTTTATTTATCGTTGTCATTTTGATATTATTGATTTGGCAATTCCAATTATGGTGGATAACAATTACGTAGGTGCTATTATGGCAGGAGAAATTTTACTCGATGAGGATCAAGAAGAATTTGAACAAATTTTGAATTTAGATACCCGCGCAGATGTCGTCGCCTTTAAAGCCGAACATCAGTCTTTAATTGATGCTTATCCTCATTTTAGTTTAGCAGACTTAAATAACGCTGCTAGTATGTTGGAACAACTAAGTGAATATATCGTCACCGAGGCCATAAAAAAAGATTACCTAATTAAAGCCTATCAACAAACCTTACGCCTAACAAAACGTCCCGCTAATTTTCCTATTGTGGAAAACAAAGAACCTATCGATTTATCTTTCATTCAAGAAGATATCCGCCAATCTGTTTTAGAAAAACGTTTAAGTCAAACTAGTGGCATCTATCAAGCTAAAAACAAAATACTCCAACCTGCTGTTGATGCTGTCTTTGTAAATAAAGGTAGTCATGTAGATTTGCCGACCTTGGCACAATTAATAAATTTAAGTCCTAGTCATTTAAGTCGGCTTTTAAAAGAAGAATTTGGTGAACCGTTTAGTCAAATCTATAGTAAACTAAAAATCTATTGGGCTGAAGAATTACTAAAAGATACCGATTTAACAATTAGCGAAATTAGTGAGGAGCTCGGTTATATTGAGCCCAGCTATTTTATTCGCTCGTTTAAAAAAATTAAAGGTTTGACTCCCTTAAAATGGCGTCAACAAAATCGTCGCTAA
- a CDS encoding NADP-dependent oxidoreductase: protein MNTRAITINQYGSSEGLDEEVVNLPNLKANQVLVQVKATSINPIDWKLREGYLKQMFDWEFPIILGWDVAGIITSVGEGVTDWKVGDRVFARPATTRFGTYADYTIVDTTLLAEIPANVSFEDAAAVPLAALTAYQGLFDHGHLQKDEKVLIHAGAGGVGTYAVQLAKAYGAKVYTTASKKNHELLYQLGAEKVIDYHDENFAEVFSDMDLVLDTMGGTVQEDSVQSLKSNGRLISVLAISNPDLMIAKNIAAQAIWLEPNGEELTKLAKMMQAGQLKSIIGAKFPLTAAGVKSAHELSATHHAVGKIVLINE from the coding sequence ATGAATACACGTGCCATTACGATTAATCAGTATGGTAGTAGTGAAGGTTTAGATGAAGAAGTCGTTAACTTACCCAATTTAAAAGCAAATCAAGTTTTAGTTCAAGTTAAAGCAACGTCAATTAATCCAATTGATTGGAAATTGCGAGAAGGCTATTTGAAACAGATGTTTGATTGGGAGTTTCCAATTATTTTAGGCTGGGATGTGGCTGGAATTATCACATCTGTTGGAGAAGGCGTTACAGACTGGAAAGTAGGAGATCGTGTTTTTGCCCGCCCTGCCACGACACGCTTTGGAACTTATGCTGATTACACCATTGTGGATACTACACTTTTAGCTGAAATTCCCGCGAATGTTTCTTTTGAGGATGCTGCAGCTGTTCCTTTAGCAGCTTTGACAGCTTACCAAGGCTTGTTTGATCACGGTCATTTACAAAAAGATGAAAAAGTTTTGATTCACGCTGGTGCTGGCGGGGTCGGAACGTATGCAGTTCAATTGGCTAAAGCATATGGCGCAAAAGTATATACCACTGCTAGTAAAAAAAACCATGAGCTCCTCTATCAACTGGGCGCAGAGAAAGTAATTGATTACCACGATGAAAATTTTGCCGAAGTTTTTTCTGACATGGACTTGGTATTAGATACAATGGGTGGAACAGTTCAAGAAGATAGCGTTCAATCGCTTAAGAGCAACGGACGCTTAATCTCAGTGTTAGCTATTAGTAACCCGGATTTAATGATAGCTAAAAATATTGCTGCACAAGCTATTTGGTTAGAGCCAAATGGTGAAGAATTGACTAAATTAGCAAAAATGATGCAAGCAGGGCAATTAAAAAGTATCATTGGAGCCAAATTTCCGCTAACAGCTGCGGGGGTGAAATCTGCCCACGAGCTAAGCGCAACTCATCATGCAGTGGGAAAAATTGTTTTAATTAATGAATAA
- a CDS encoding Ohr family peroxiredoxin, whose product MKRIYTTKMINTGGRSGEVHSPDHTFALNILPPGSKEEGATNPEQLFAAGYSACFNSALSYIKEQAGFEGESTIEVTVSLYNLSQTELPDVQLSVEITGHIANATIEETMELLQEAHEVCPYSRATKGNIKVEIKAF is encoded by the coding sequence ATGAAAAGAATTTATACGACCAAAATGATTAATACTGGGGGTAGATCAGGAGAAGTTCATTCTCCTGACCACACATTTGCTTTAAATATTTTACCTCCTGGTAGCAAAGAAGAAGGTGCAACAAATCCAGAACAACTTTTTGCTGCTGGCTATAGTGCGTGTTTTAATAGTGCGCTGTCTTATATTAAAGAGCAAGCGGGTTTTGAAGGGGAATCTACTATTGAAGTAACAGTATCTTTGTATAATTTAAGCCAAACGGAGTTACCTGATGTACAATTAAGCGTTGAAATCACTGGGCACATTGCAAATGCAACAATTGAAGAAACAATGGAATTGTTACAAGAAGCTCATGAAGTTTGCCCATATTCTCGTGCGACAAAAGGAAATATTAAAGTAGAAATTAAAGCTTTTTAA
- a CDS encoding MarR family winged helix-turn-helix transcriptional regulator, whose amino-acid sequence MTEDFLTKELCFQLYVASKEIIRLYKPFLAELDLTYTSFIALLAIEDNMSVKYLGEKLFLDSGTLSPLLKKMEHQGLLHRTRSETDERLLKIDLTQKGQTVKAQLPAISKKIYHDLKTRNPNVDYPQLMHFLYQLNLAF is encoded by the coding sequence TTGACGGAAGATTTTTTAACAAAAGAACTTTGTTTCCAACTTTATGTCGCCTCAAAAGAAATAATACGTCTGTATAAACCCTTTTTAGCTGAATTAGACTTAACTTATACTAGCTTTATTGCATTATTGGCAATTGAAGACAATATGAGTGTTAAATATTTAGGCGAAAAATTATTTTTAGATTCTGGGACTTTAAGTCCACTTTTAAAAAAGATGGAACACCAGGGATTATTACACCGTACTCGGTCTGAAACAGATGAACGCCTTTTAAAAATTGATTTAACGCAAAAAGGACAGACAGTGAAAGCGCAGTTACCGGCAATTTCAAAAAAAATTTATCACGATCTCAAAACTCGGAATCCCAATGTTGACTATCCTCAGTTGATGCATTTCTTGTATCAATTAAATTTAGCTTTTTAA
- the leuD gene encoding 3-isopropylmalate dehydratase small subunit, whose translation MESFKIYTGMLVPFLNDNVDTDQIIPKAYLKRVDKKGFGQFLFDDWRYLSNRRLNPEFVLNFPHYQNATILISGDNFGSGSSREHAAWALMDYGFKAVIAGSFSDIFYMNATKNGLLPIVLNKIAREKLAALPPKTEITIDLPNQVVKTKETTFLFTIDAAWKNKLVNGLDEIDSTLEAETLISQYENERVPIYWQ comes from the coding sequence ATGGAATCATTTAAAATCTATACAGGGATGCTCGTTCCATTCCTAAATGACAATGTGGATACCGATCAAATTATTCCAAAAGCGTATTTGAAACGTGTCGATAAAAAAGGCTTTGGACAGTTTCTTTTTGATGATTGGCGCTATTTATCAAATCGTCGTCTCAATCCTGAATTTGTTTTAAATTTTCCTCACTATCAGAATGCTACGATTTTAATTTCAGGAGATAATTTTGGTTCTGGTTCTTCTCGCGAACATGCTGCGTGGGCTTTAATGGATTATGGATTTAAAGCAGTAATTGCCGGCAGTTTTAGCGATATTTTTTACATGAATGCCACAAAAAATGGTCTATTACCAATTGTTTTAAATAAAATAGCGCGCGAAAAATTAGCCGCGTTACCGCCAAAGACAGAAATTACGATTGATTTACCAAATCAAGTTGTGAAAACTAAAGAGACTACATTTTTATTCACTATTGATGCGGCATGGAAAAATAAATTGGTGAATGGTTTAGATGAAATTGATAGTACCTTAGAAGCTGAGACCTTGATTAGTCAATACGAAAACGAAAGAGTTCCCATTTATTGGCAATAA
- the leuB gene encoding 3-isopropylmalate dehydrogenase, with translation MKKITVLAGDGIGPEIMNSAIAVLQAAAPKYEQEFQFDSQPFGGAGIEDSGKGLPSKTLASCQNADAILLGAIGGGVNSSWEKAEQTPEQGLLALRKALNLFANIRPISVPDALLALSPIKKEIVKGTDFIVVRELTSGIYFGKPRELQKTAAFDTCYYTETEITRIAHQAFQIAQNRNKKVTSVDKANVLATSKLWRKVVTAVSKEYPDCTLEHQLVDSCAMRIVQQPTTFDVIVTENLFGDILSDEASVLPGTLGVLPSASHSEKGVSLYEPIHGSAPDIAGQNIANPASMILSAALMLRQSFNEEKMAQAIEAAVFAVINEGIVTADLGGNAKTTEFTAAVINKIKA, from the coding sequence ATGAAAAAAATTACGGTTTTAGCAGGAGATGGAATTGGGCCAGAAATTATGAATAGCGCCATTGCAGTATTACAAGCTGCTGCACCCAAATACGAGCAAGAATTTCAATTTGATTCACAACCTTTTGGGGGTGCAGGAATTGAAGATAGTGGTAAAGGATTGCCCTCAAAAACATTAGCCTCTTGTCAAAACGCTGATGCAATTTTATTAGGGGCTATCGGTGGTGGCGTGAATTCATCGTGGGAGAAGGCTGAACAAACGCCTGAACAAGGTCTCCTAGCTTTACGAAAAGCGCTAAATTTGTTTGCCAATATTCGCCCTATTAGCGTACCAGATGCTTTATTAGCGTTATCACCTATTAAAAAAGAAATTGTTAAAGGTACAGATTTTATCGTTGTTAGAGAATTAACCAGTGGAATATATTTTGGAAAACCAAGAGAGCTACAAAAAACAGCGGCTTTTGATACTTGTTATTATACAGAAACAGAAATTACACGAATTGCTCATCAGGCATTTCAAATCGCACAAAATCGGAATAAAAAAGTTACGTCAGTAGATAAAGCCAATGTTTTGGCTACAAGCAAATTATGGCGCAAAGTTGTGACGGCAGTTTCAAAAGAATATCCCGATTGTACATTAGAGCATCAATTAGTTGATTCTTGTGCGATGCGAATTGTGCAACAACCAACAACATTTGATGTAATCGTCACCGAAAATTTATTTGGGGATATTTTAAGTGATGAAGCTTCCGTTTTACCAGGGACATTAGGTGTATTGCCAAGTGCGAGTCATAGTGAAAAAGGTGTTTCTTTATACGAACCAATCCACGGTTCAGCGCCAGATATTGCCGGACAAAATATTGCCAATCCAGCTTCAATGATTTTATCTGCGGCTTTGATGCTGCGACAAAGTTTTAATGAAGAAAAAATGGCTCAAGCAATTGAAGCGGCAGTTTTTGCTGTTATAAATGAGGGAATTGTTACGGCTGATCTAGGCGGTAATGCCAAAACAACGGAATTTACTGCAGCTGTGATTAATAAAATTAAAGCATAA
- a CDS encoding 2-isopropylmalate synthase, producing MRKIQFFDTTLRDGEQTPGVNFNTKEKVQIALQLEKLGIDIIEAGFPIASVGDFEAVRAIAKVATTMTVAGLARCQKKDIDRAYEALQSAKFPQIHVFLATSDVHMQYKLKMTEREVLLAIKEHVRYAKEKFTQVQFSPEDATRTRREFLLQAVQTAIDAGATIINIPDTVGYSNPTEYGGLFKFLLANIQSKEDIIFSSHCHDDLGMATANALAAIENGANRIEGTIGGIGERAGNTALEEVAVALHIRRDFYQYESNIQLHETKRTSDIISRLSGISVPRNKAIIGGNAYAHESGIHQDGVLKNPETYEIITPQLVGVKTNSLPLGKLSGRHAFVTKMKELGYDLSEKEAEPLFKRFKNLADKKKQISDDDLVALVVDQVRQAETSLHLAGVQLQYVSNGHQGAIVSVKSQEGQTKIASAIGSGSIQAIYNSIDQIFEQQPVLISYDITALTAGEDAQAEVRVVIECPNTKKQINGIGIDFDVLEASAKAYVQASSNLKRLST from the coding sequence ATGCGCAAAATTCAGTTTTTTGACACAACTTTACGGGATGGCGAACAAACCCCCGGCGTTAATTTCAATACCAAAGAAAAAGTACAGATTGCTTTACAATTGGAAAAATTAGGCATTGATATAATTGAAGCTGGTTTTCCTATTGCCTCAGTGGGAGATTTTGAGGCTGTAAGAGCAATTGCAAAAGTAGCAACTACAATGACGGTCGCCGGATTAGCCCGTTGTCAAAAAAAAGATATTGATCGTGCTTATGAGGCACTACAATCTGCTAAATTTCCTCAGATACACGTTTTTTTGGCCACAAGTGATGTACACATGCAGTACAAATTAAAAATGACTGAAAGAGAAGTATTACTTGCCATCAAAGAACATGTGCGTTATGCAAAAGAGAAATTTACGCAAGTTCAGTTTTCACCAGAAGATGCTACCCGCACGAGAAGAGAATTTTTATTACAAGCGGTTCAAACAGCAATTGATGCTGGCGCTACAATCATCAATATTCCTGATACTGTGGGCTATTCCAATCCGACTGAATACGGAGGGTTGTTCAAATTCTTATTGGCAAATATTCAAAGTAAAGAAGACATTATTTTTTCTTCTCATTGTCATGACGATTTAGGCATGGCTACGGCGAATGCATTAGCGGCAATTGAGAATGGTGCCAACCGGATTGAAGGAACGATAGGTGGGATTGGTGAACGGGCAGGAAATACAGCGTTAGAAGAAGTTGCTGTAGCTTTACACATCCGCCGTGACTTTTATCAATATGAAAGCAACATTCAATTACACGAAACAAAGCGAACAAGTGATATAATTTCCCGTCTTTCCGGTATTTCTGTACCGCGCAACAAAGCGATTATTGGAGGCAATGCTTATGCTCACGAGTCGGGTATTCACCAAGATGGCGTTTTAAAAAATCCAGAAACCTATGAAATTATTACACCACAATTAGTGGGGGTAAAAACGAACTCTTTGCCGCTGGGAAAACTTTCTGGCCGCCACGCGTTTGTAACCAAAATGAAGGAATTAGGTTACGACTTGTCTGAAAAAGAGGCTGAACCTCTTTTTAAACGTTTTAAAAATTTAGCAGATAAGAAAAAGCAAATTTCCGATGACGATTTGGTAGCCTTAGTAGTTGATCAAGTACGTCAAGCTGAAACATCGCTTCATTTAGCCGGCGTTCAACTGCAATATGTTTCCAATGGCCATCAAGGTGCAATTGTCTCGGTTAAGAGCCAAGAAGGTCAGACGAAAATTGCTTCAGCTATAGGCTCTGGTAGTATTCAAGCAATTTATAATTCAATTGATCAGATTTTTGAACAACAACCGGTTCTAATTAGCTATGACATTACAGCATTGACTGCTGGAGAAGATGCGCAAGCAGAAGTACGGGTTGTAATAGAATGTCCTAATACAAAAAAACAAATTAATGGAATTGGGATTGATTTTGATGTTCTAGAAGCGTCGGCTAAAGCATATGTTCAAGCTAGTAGTAACTTGAAGCGTCTTTCAACGTGA